A window from Triticum aestivum cultivar Chinese Spring chromosome 6D, IWGSC CS RefSeq v2.1, whole genome shotgun sequence encodes these proteins:
- the LOC123145526 gene encoding uncharacterized protein encodes MKRLLVHGRRGISCPSRSAAGDPSALPALGNSVLLPRYHSTEKHDDSDTLGEIGEKARTTAEEFLKMAKEKTDDVAEGAKETVQETKEAVLGESDDEKEKFKQRVEQGRYHQK; translated from the exons ATGAAGAGGCTGCTCGTTCATGGCCGGAGGGGAATCAGCTGCCCCTCCAGGAGCGCGGCGGGAGATCCCTCCGCCCTGCCCGCGCTTGGCAACAGCGTTCTACTGCCCAGG TACCACTCGACAGAGAAACACGACGACAGTGACACGCTGGGCGAAATCGGAGAGAAGGCAAGAACGACGGCGGAGGAGTTCCTGAAGATGGCCAAGGAGAAGACCGACGACGTCGCCGAGGGCGCAAAGGAGACGGTGCAGGAGACCAAGGAAGCGGTGCTCGGCGAGTCGGACGACGAGAAGGAGAAGTTCAAGCAGAGGGTCGAGCAGGGGAGGTACCATCAGAAATAA
- the LOC123141822 gene encoding metalloendoproteinase 3-MMP, producing MGKSGSPSLVLLLVAAMAGATVFVASSPVAGLPEAEPPFPNPWLAFQNLSGCHMGDERDGLARLKDYLSHFGYLPEAPSSSPFSDAFDADLEAAIATYQRNFGLNATGFLDPSTVSQMVAPRCGVADVVNGTSTMDRRNASSGHGRHLYTYFPGGPMWPPFRRELRYTITATAATSIDRATLSAVFARAFARWSDATTLRFAETASEADADITIGFYAGSHGDGEAFDGPLGTLAHAFSPTDGRFHLDAAEAWVADGETSSSPGAVDLESVAVHEIGHLLGLGHSSVQGAIMYPTIRTGTRKVDLEADDVQGIQSMYGTNPNFKGVAPTSPSTSSREMDSSAGAGSRPGGRFVAVVVAVGLLLLLSL from the coding sequence ATGGGCAAGTCGGGTTCTCCTTCCCTTGTGTTGCTGCTGGTTGCTGCCATGGCGGGGGCGACGGTGTTCGTCGCGTCGTCGCCGGTGGCCGGATTGCCGGAGGCGGAGCCCCCGTTCCCGAACCCGTGGCTGGCGTTCCAGAACCTCTCCGGCTGCCACATGGGCGACGAGCGGGACGGGCTGGCGAGGCTAAAGGACTACCTGAGCCACTTCGGGTACCTCCCGGAggcgccgtcgtcgtcgccctTCAGCGACGCGTTCGACGCCGACCTGGAGGCGGCCATCGCCACGTACCAGCGCAACTTCGGCCTCAACGCGACGGGCTTCCTGGACCCGTCCACCGTGTCCCAGATGGTCGCCCCGCGCTGCGGCGTGGCCGACGTCGTCAACGGCACGTCCACCATGGACCGGCGGAACGCGTCGTCGGGGCACGGCCGGCACCTCTACACGTACTTCCCCGGCGGGCCCATGTGGCCGCCGTTCCGCCGCGAGCTGCGGTACACGATCACCGCGACCGCGGCGACATCCATCGACCGGGCGACGCTGAGCGCGGTCTTCGCGCGCGCCTTCGCCCGGTGGTCCGACGCCACCACGCTGCGGTTCGCGGAGACGGCATCCGAGGCCGACGCCGACATCACCATCGGGTTCTACGCGGGGTcgcacggcgacggcgaggcgttCGACGGGCCCCTGGGCACGCTGGCGCACGCCTTCTCGCCGACGGACGGGCGGTTCCACCTGGACGCTGCGGAGGCGTGGGTCGCCGACGGTGAGACGTCCTCCAGCCCGGGCGCGGTGGACCTGGAGTCGGTGGCGGTGCACGAGATCGGGCACCTGCTGGGGCTGGGCCACTCGTCGGTGCAGGGCGCCATCATGTACCCGACCATCAGGACGGGGACGAGGAAGGTGGACCTGGAGGCGGATGACGTGCAGGGGATCCAGAGCATGTACGGGACCAACCCCAACTTCAAGGGCGTCGCGCCGACGTCGCCGTCGACGAGCAGCCGGGAGATGGACAGCAGCGCCGGCGCCGGCTCCCGGCCGGGCGGCCGGTTCGTTGCGGTAGTTGTGGCGGTTGGCCtgctgctcctactgtcactgTAG
- the LOC123145527 gene encoding uncharacterized protein, which produces MERKNSFGSSWADQWDYGSDPAPRAGGKKQGGVGGGVEKTKAAAATGLKKVKEGTAHGFQWIKGKVQKKKQGATAAGDDVAAGY; this is translated from the coding sequence ATGGAGCGCAAGAACTCGTTCGGCTCGTCGTGGGCGGACCAGTGGGACTACGGCAGCGACccggccccgcgggccggcggcaagaagcagggcggcgtcggcggcggcgtggagaagaccaAGGCGGCCGCGGCCACGGGGCTGAAGAAGGTGAAGGAGGGCACCGCGCACGGCTTCCAGTGGATCAAGGGCAAGGTCCAGAAGAAGAAGCAGGGCGCCACCGCCGCCGGCGACGACGTGGCCGCCGGGTATTAG